The following are encoded in a window of Arctopsyche grandis isolate Sample6627 chromosome 2, ASM5162203v2, whole genome shotgun sequence genomic DNA:
- the Cyp305a1 gene encoding cytochrome P450 305a1, which yields MATGVPKVLSVLTRHCFETHSWTATMFAFIVIVLILYMITMVIKPKKFPPGPTWLPFVGCSLLFKKLTTKCGSQHVAAQKLADSYNTNVLGLKLGREPYTIVFNEKLIREVLCSEDYEGRPDNFFFRLRGLGMRKGITGVDGPLWQEQRQFAMRHLRNVGFGKPIMEEYIIEELHQLIKSCGESHDNISLNLLLAPHVLNVLWMFTAGKRIDKEDARLPQLLTLLKTRSGAFDMCGGFLNQFPELRFILPEWTGYNLLKKLNSQLYDFFMDAINDHKKTISVANEDLIHTFLCEMNERKDDKNSTFSIDQLIIVCLDLFIAGSQTTSNSLDFAFLMMLAHPEMQRKVQAELDEVLMNRTPCLEDKNILPYTMAVLHETQRFFNIVPLNGPRRVVRDTELDGYLLPKNTVVLVSLFSVHMDREIWTDPQVFRPERFIGSDGKINDKLVDRLMSFGLGRRRCLGEALARGCLFLFFTGVMQRFNITTSNGVIPSTEAIVGITSNPPPYTAKLVPRLGERQ from the exons ATGGCAACCGGTGTACCAAAAGTGCTATCAGTGCTAACCAGACACTGCTTCGAGACGCACAGCTGGACAGCCACCATGTTCGCCTTCATCGTCATTGTACTCATCCTCTACATGATCACCATGGTGATCAAGCCCAAGAAGTTCCCGCCCG GACCAACATGGCTGCCATTTGTTGGATGCTCTCTACTTTTCAAGAAGTTGACTACCAAATGTGGTAGTCAGCACGTAGCTGCACAAAAGTTGGCAGATAGTTACAATACCAATGTCCTGGGCCTGAAACTTGGCCGCGAGCCATATACCATCGTGTTCAACGAGAAGCTGATCAGGGAAGTGCTCTGCTCCGAGGATTACGAGGGTCGTCCTGACAACTTCTTTTTCCGTCTGCGTGGACTTGGCATGCGAAAAg GCATAACTGGAGTTGACGGTCCCCTGTGGCAGGAACAGAGACAATTCGCAATGAGGCATTTGCGCAACGTAGGCTTCGGAAAACCCATAATGGAGGAGTACATCATCGAAGAGTTGCACCAGCTAATCAAGAGTTGCGGGGAGAGCCATGATAATATTTCCCTGAATTTGCTGCTGGCTCCCCACGTTCTCAATGTTCTTTGGATGTTCACAGCAG GAAAACGTATAGACAAAGAAGATGCACGTTTGCCACAGCTGTTGACATTACTGAAGACCCGTTCAGGAGCGTTTGATATGTGCGGtggatttttaaatcaattcccTGAATTGAGATTCATTTTACCAGAATGGACTGGATACAATTTACTGAAGAAACTCAACAGCCAACTATATGATTTCTTCATG GATGCCATTAACGATCACAAGAAAACCATTTCGGTCGCCAATGAAGATCTCATCCACACCTTCCTTTGCGAAATGAACGAAAGGAAAGACGATAAGAATTCAACATTCTCAA TTGACCAGTTGATTATAGTGTGTCTCGATTTATTCATCGCTGGTTCTCAAACGACGAGTAACTCTTTGGATTTCGCCTTCTTGATGATGCTTGCTCATCCAGAGATGCAGCGCAAAGTGCAAGCTGAACTTGACGAAGTTTTAATGAACAGAACACCATGTCTTGAAGACAAGAACAT ATTACCATACACGATGGCAGTTTTGCATGAAACCCAACGCTTCTTCAATATCGTACCATTGAACGGTCCCCGAAGGGTGGTGCGTGACACCGAACTCGACGGTTATCTTTTACCCAAAAACACAGTAGTTCTAGTGAGTCTGTTCTCCGTTCACATGGATCGAGAGATATGGACTGACCCTCAAGTGTTTAGACCTGAACGGTTTATTGGCTCCGATggaaaaataaatgacaaaCTAGTAGATAGATTAATGTCTTTCGGACTGG GTCGCAGGAGATGTTTAGGTGAAGCTCTTGCCAGAGGTTGCCTGTTCCTGTTCTTCACTGGAGTTATGCAACGATTTAATATAACCACTAGTAACGGAGTTATACCATCTACAGAGGCCATCGTCGGTATTACGAGTAATCCTCCCCCATATACAGCTAAGCTCGTTCCGAGGCTTGGAGAAAGACAAtga
- the LOC143922734 gene encoding metallophosphoesterase domain-containing protein 1 isoform X1, with the protein MEVCVHPLSASPCLAWRDLSASQRVIRVAVAPPVGPAPPGAARVVCMSDTHALTPHLRLSVPPGDIFIHAGDFTRCGHPDEVADFNQWLGKLPHKHKIVIAGNHELSFDKNFTHPLKNVGSVLDDIPTLGMARDKLSDAINSLNVKNLLTNCTYLEDASVEIYGIKIYGTPWQPEFWKWAFNIPRGSACLEKWMKIPLDTDILVSHTPPIGHGDLCCSGVRAGCVELLSVLQQRLNVKYHVFGHVHEGYGISSDGKIIFVNASTCDINYLPNNPPIVFDIKMPPGAVKD; encoded by the exons ATGGAGGTGTGCGTGCATCCGTTAAGCGCTTCGCCGTGCCTCGCGTGGCGAGATTTGAGTGCGTCGCAACGCGTTATAAGGGTTGCCGTAGCGCCCCCAGTGGGGCCTGCGCCCCCGGGGGCCGCACGTGTCGTATGCATGAGCGACACGCACGCGCTCACCCCCCACCTTCGACTATCCGTGCCTCCAGGTGACATCTTCATACATGCCGGTGACTTTACGCGCTGCGGACACCCTGACGAAGTTGCCGACTTCAACCAATGGCTcg gaaAATTACCGCACAAACACAAAATAGTCATTGCAGGAAATCACGAGTTAAGCTTTGACAAGAATTTCACTCATCCGCTGAAGAATGTGGGATCAGTCTTGGATGATATACCGACACTCGGAATGGCGCGTGATAAGCTCTCCGACGCAATTAACTCCCTGAACGTAAAGAATCTCTTAACCAACTGTACTTACTTAGAAGACGCTTCAGTGGAAATATACGGAATAAAAATCTACGGCACACCATg GCAGCCGGAGTTTTGGAAATGGGCTTTCAACATTCCCAGGGGATCAGCCTGTTTGGAGAAATGGATGAAGATTCCTTTAGATACCGACATACTGGTGTCGCACACGCCTCCAATAGGTCACGGTGATCTTTGCTGTAGCGGAGTACGTGCGGGATGTGTTGAACTTCTTTCAGTTCTGCAGCAAAGGCTCAACGTCAAGTATCACGTATTTGGTCATGTGCATGAAG gtTATGGCATATCGTCCGATGGCAAAATCATATTCGTCAATGCATCCACTTGCGACATAAATTACTTGCCCAATAATCCCCCTATAGTCTTCGATATCAAAATGCCTCCCGGTGCTGTGAAAGACTAA
- the LOC143922734 gene encoding metallophosphoesterase domain-containing protein 1 isoform X2, whose amino-acid sequence MEVCVHPLSASPCLAWRDLSASQRVIRVAVAPPVGPAPPGAARVVCMSDTHALTPHLRLSVPPGDIFIHAGDFTRCGHPDEVADFNQWLGKLPHKHKIVIAGNHELSFDKNFTHPLKNVGSVLDDIPTLGMARDKLSDAINSLNVKNLLTNCTYLEDASVEIYGIKIYGTPWQPEFWKWAFNIPRGSACLEKWMKIPLDTDILVSHTPPIGHGDLCCSGVRAGCVELLSVLQQRLNVKYHVFGHVHEGRRIPGIYLCKNKMF is encoded by the exons ATGGAGGTGTGCGTGCATCCGTTAAGCGCTTCGCCGTGCCTCGCGTGGCGAGATTTGAGTGCGTCGCAACGCGTTATAAGGGTTGCCGTAGCGCCCCCAGTGGGGCCTGCGCCCCCGGGGGCCGCACGTGTCGTATGCATGAGCGACACGCACGCGCTCACCCCCCACCTTCGACTATCCGTGCCTCCAGGTGACATCTTCATACATGCCGGTGACTTTACGCGCTGCGGACACCCTGACGAAGTTGCCGACTTCAACCAATGGCTcg gaaAATTACCGCACAAACACAAAATAGTCATTGCAGGAAATCACGAGTTAAGCTTTGACAAGAATTTCACTCATCCGCTGAAGAATGTGGGATCAGTCTTGGATGATATACCGACACTCGGAATGGCGCGTGATAAGCTCTCCGACGCAATTAACTCCCTGAACGTAAAGAATCTCTTAACCAACTGTACTTACTTAGAAGACGCTTCAGTGGAAATATACGGAATAAAAATCTACGGCACACCATg GCAGCCGGAGTTTTGGAAATGGGCTTTCAACATTCCCAGGGGATCAGCCTGTTTGGAGAAATGGATGAAGATTCCTTTAGATACCGACATACTGGTGTCGCACACGCCTCCAATAGGTCACGGTGATCTTTGCTGTAGCGGAGTACGTGCGGGATGTGTTGAACTTCTTTCAGTTCTGCAGCAAAGGCTCAACGTCAAGTATCACGTATTTGGTCATGTGCATGAAG gaaggcgcattcctggtatatatctatgtaaaaataaaatgttctaA
- the Adat1 gene encoding adenosine deaminase, tRNA-specific 1, with protein MVFYFNKPNFADNIATLCFDFYEKLPKTGKPNSEEWTVLSCIIKSTGENHESLEVVSLGTGSKCIGRNKLSSSGDILNDSHAEVMARRGFLRYLYDQMESACKSTQSIFLKDDTGTFSLLPNIHFHFFSSHLPCGDAAILKQTDESLLQNTGAKCIDTGLDVSEDCSNPILGQVRKKPGRGDPTLSISCSDKLARWIRLGLQGALIDMLLKEPITVQTIIIANDNPSCGISLHRALISRSSDETTTTLDNISPIVTPTLLQSSKAFAHGKELSKEPCPSSIVWCNVKKRPLEAAVEGKKQGVTKKNASSDKCFMMISKKGLFNKFLSVSNQVSASSKVNVMKKQLNSNDTSYLKIKRKSDRYYNKWNIIKNSFFKVWCEKPDQDFFL; from the exons atggtattttatttcaacaaacCAAATTTCGCCGACAATATAGCCACACTATGCTTCGATTTTTATGAGAAACTGCCCAAAACCGGAAAACCTAATTCGGAAGAATGGACCGTGCTGTCTTGCATAATTAAATCTACAGGAGAAAACCACGAAAGCCTCGAAGTAGTCTCCCTCGGCACCGGGTCTAAATGCATCGGGAGGAACAAATTGAGTTCAAGCGGCGATATATTAAACGATAGCCACGCTGAAGTTATGGCAAGACGTGGTTTCCTCAGATATCTGTACGATCAGATGGAGTCTGCGTGCAAATCGACGCAGTCAATCTTCCTCAAAGATGACACGGGAACGTTCAGTCTCCTGCCAAACATTCACTTTCACTTCTTCTCCAGTCATTTGCCATGCGGAGACGCTGCTATTTTAAAACAGACCGACGAATCGCTGTTACAGAACACGGGTGCTAAATGCATCGATACAGGTCTCGATGTCAGCGAAGACTGCTCCAACCCGATATTGGGTCAGGTCAGAAAGAAACCAGGAAGAGGCGATCCAACGCTTTCCATATCATGCAGTGACAAATTGGCCCGATGGATACGCCTAGGCCTACAAGGTGCTCTTATCGACATGCTCTTAAAAGAGCCAATAACCGTACAAACGATTATCATTGCTAATGATAACCCATCGTGCGGCATATCCCTACATAGAGCACTGATCAGTCGATCGTCTGATGAAACTACAACTACACTGGATAATATTTCACCGATAGTCACACCGACCTTATTGCAATCGAGCAAAGCTTTCGCTCATGGAAAGGAGCTGTCCAAAGAGCCATGTCCGTCTAGTATAGTTTGGTGCAATGTGAAGAAGCG tccACTGGAAGCTGCAGTAGAAGGAAAAAAGCAAGGAGTTACGAAGAAGAATGCTTCGAGTGATAAATGTTTCATGATGATTTCTAAAAAAGGATTGTTTAATAAATTCTTATCGGTTTCGAATCAAGTTAGCGCATCGTCGAAAGTTAATGTTATGAAGAAACAATTAAACAGCAACGATAcatcatatttgaaaataaaaagaaagtcAGATCGTTATTACAATAAGTGGAACATAatcaaaaatagtttttttaaagTGTGGTGTGAAAAACCAGATCAAGatttctttttataa